The following are encoded together in the Ovis aries strain OAR_USU_Benz2616 breed Rambouillet chromosome 15, ARS-UI_Ramb_v3.0, whole genome shotgun sequence genome:
- the LOC101114975 gene encoding LOW QUALITY PROTEIN: olfactory receptor 52J3 (The sequence of the model RefSeq protein was modified relative to this genomic sequence to represent the inferred CDS: substituted 1 base at 1 genomic stop codon) has translation MTCHNGSTFRPITFFLIGIPGLEEVHGWISLPFCFIYIVALLGNVTILLVIKMDQTLREPTFYFLVILSTIDLALSTTSVPCMLGIFWFNAHEINFGACVAQMFLIHAFTGIEAGVLVAMAFDCYVAICAPLHYTAILTSRVLMSITLYIVIFTVLLTLPMIYLISCLPFCQAHVIIPHSYCEHMGIANLSCENIHASGIYGLFVVSVFLLDPVPIGISYVYILLAVFRLPSQDARLKALSTCGSHIAVLCVFYIPSLFSFLSHXFGHNIPNHIHILVANLYLVIPPSLNPIIYGVRTKQIWERVLHMLLKNKTPTVLFY, from the coding sequence ATGACATGTCACAATGGGAGCACTTTTCGCCCAATCACATTTTTCCTCATTGGAATCCCAGGTCTGGAAGAGGTCcatggctggatctccttgcctttctgctttatttatataGTGGCTTTACTGGGCAATGTCACAATTCTGCTGGTCATCAAGATGGACCAGACCCTCAGGGAGCCCACGTTCTACTTCCTGGTCATTCTTTCAACAATTGATTTGGCCCTTTCAACAACCTCAGTACCCTGTATGCTGGGTATCTTCTGGTTTAATGCTCATGAGATCAACTTTGGAGCTTGTGTGGCCCAGATGTTCCTGATCCATGCTTTCACTGGCATAGAGGCTGGGGTCCTGGTAGCAATGGCCTTTGACTGTTATGTGGCGATCTGTGCTCCACTCCACTACACAGCCATCCTGACGTCCCGGGTACTCATGAGCATCACTTTGTACATCGTAATTTTTACAGTCTTGCTTACCCTTCCCATGATCTATCTCATCTCCTGCCTACCCTTTTGCCAGGCTCATGTAATAATACCTCATTCCTACTGTGAGCACATGGGAATTGCAAACCTGTCCTGTGAAAACATCCATGCCAGTGGTATTTATGGGCTCTTTGTGGTCTCTGTTTTTCTCCTGGACCCAGTCCCTATTGGCATCTCTTATGTTTATATACTCCTCGCTGTTTTCCGTCTGCCATCCCAAGATGCACGGCTAAAAGCCCTAAGCACATGTGGCTCCCATATTGctgtcctctgtgttttctatatcccctcactcttctctttcctcagccACTGATTTGGACACAACATACCCAACCATATTCACATTCTTGTTGCCAACCTCTATTTGGTTATCCCACCATCGCTCAACCCCATCATTTATGGTGTGAGGACCAAACAAATATGGGAGCGAGTGCTCCatatgttattaaaaaataaaacacctacCGTATTGTTTTACTAA